The following are encoded together in the Vigna angularis cultivar LongXiaoDou No.4 chromosome 9, ASM1680809v1, whole genome shotgun sequence genome:
- the LOC108347385 gene encoding dirigent protein 22, whose protein sequence is MASKFLIFSLLVSFQVLTSTLADETGFVGTVNPKELGLHKTRKFSHFKFFFHERFTGSNATSVAIVPPIPKYNATSFGLVGITDNALTVGSDPNTKVVGRIEGLYAGTSQTEFNLLLVVNFVLTEGKYNGSSIAVLGRNRISLKVRELPVIGGSGVFKFARGYAETSTLYLDADRSTIEYNIYVSHY, encoded by the coding sequence ATGGCTTCCAAATTTCTCATCTTCTCCCTACTTGTGTCTTTTCAAGTTCTTACTTCCACTTTAGCAGATGAAACTGGTTTTGTGGGTACCGTAAACCCTAAGGAATTAGGTTTACATAAAACCCGTAAGTTTAGCCATTTCAAGTTCTTCTTCCATGAAAGGTTTACCGGCAGCAACGCCACCTCAGTGGCCATTGTTCCTCCAATTCCCAAATACAACGCCACTTCTTTCGGCCTGGTGGGTATCACAGACAACGCGCTCACCGTGGGATCCGACCCAAACACCAAGGTGGTCGGAAGAATTGAGGGGTTGTACGCCGGCACATCGCAGACTGAGTTCAATCTGTTGCTGGTTGTGAACTTTGTGCTGACCGAAGGAAAGTACAATGGCAGCAGCATTGCTGTGTTGGGGAGGAACCGTATCTCCCTTAAGGTGAGGGAGCTACCTGTGATCGGAGGAAGTGGGGTTTTCAAATTTGCCAGAGGTTATGCAGAAACCAGCACTCTGTACCTTGATGCAGATAGGTCTACAATTGAGTACAACATCTATGTTTCGCATTACTGA